The Thermotoga sp. Ku-13t DNA segment GCTACGGTGGCAGTCAGGATGATATAGCACAAAAGATCACCCAGTTCGATGATGGTTACCTTCTGGTTGGAACGACGTGGTCCGATGACGTGTATAGCGCGAAAAAAAGCGGTGGAAGTGATTATCTCGTGATGAAAATCGACGAAAACGGAGAACTCATCTGGTCGAAATGCTTTGGATCGTTCATGGACGAAGTCGGCTACGCTGTCGCTGTTGACGGTGTCAATTACTTCATTACTGGCGTTTCTTACTCGCACTTCTTTGGATTGCAGTTGCGCTCACACGGTGGAGGAGATGCGCTGCTTCTGAAGCTAAGATTGAAATGAAAAAGGGCCCAGATCCGTGGGCCCTTCTTTTCAAGCTTTGGTAACGTTGAACTTCACAGGCGTTGGATTCGCTATGTTGTCTGAGACCGGGCATCTGCTTTCAACGATCTGCAACCACTTTTTGAGAACGTCCTCCGAAGCGTCGGTTTTTGCTTTGATCGTGACGTTAATCTGCTTATAGCCAGCTCTTTCTGCGTCTGACTTTCCCTGAAACTTTGCAGGATTAAGAACGCCTTCGATCTCTATCGCGAGGCCGTTCAATTTCATGTTGAGCTCTCTGGCCACCATGTGTCCTACAACGTTCAAACAACCCGCAAGCGCTGCGAGCAAGTATTCAACCGGATTGGCTCCCTTGTCTTCTCCTCCAAGCTGTGGTGGCTCGTCGACGTACATCGTGAAATTCCTTGCTTTCACCTGCACCCTGGTGGGGGTTTCGGAAGCCGCACTCACAGAAAACTTGAGATCCATAGGTTCACCTCCAGTTTTATGCTAACATGCAAATATTCCGACTAATTTACTCGAGTATTACGTCTTATGTTTTTCTCCCGCTCGATACCTTACACCAAGCAAATGGGTAGAGAACAGTTTCAATGTTGGAAAAATAGAGAGGCAGAGATGACGTAAGAGTCTGCTGCCAGGGCGGGTTGCCCCCGCCGTGAGAGGTTCTGGCAGGTGAATTCAAATCCTGAGATCCAGCTGTTGAACGGCTCTGGCGCGCCCATTCTCTGTCAAATAGATACCAGTGGAATTGAGTTTACCAACAATTTCAGTGCTATCGTACAGGCTGAATGGAGTTCTCACAAAGCCGAGGTATATGGCCCCAACGTTCGCTTCCGACAGAGACACGAGCTCCGCATCGCAGGTATCAGCTATCAACAGTTTCAGCTTCGCAAAAACAGCATCATTTTAATCGATCTAGTTGTTTCTGTCCGCATCGTATCTGGCAAGCTCCAGAAATCCTTGTACAATGGTCCGAACAACTCGTGGACATCGTCCAGCTTACCATTCTCGTTCAGATCGAGCATCAAAAGTCCGGTGTTCCTCGGTAGCCTCATCTCGTCCAGAACGCCGTCGAAATTGATATTCAGTGTCAGTTTCCTGTCAGAGAATTCCAGTGGTGCATCGTCCAGCCTCAACACCAGAGGATCTTGTAAATTCCCGGCGATGAACCGCATGAACTCGTTCTGTTCGAAGTTTCTGCTCAGATGGAAATTGATTTCGAACTCTATCCTTCTTCCGTCCTTCCTTTCAACATAACCACGTGTGGAGAAGCTAACAGTCTCAGACTCTCTTTCGCACCCGCTCCGCTCGTACGTCACTCCAACCTGAACATTAGCGTTGTCTGATCGTTCAACACTTTCATGTGATTCGTTGATCTCGAGCAGCAGCAACTTCACTTTGCGCCCCGTGAGTTTCTCAAGGATCGTCTTGATCAGCTTCAGCTTGGCTTTGTCTTTTTCACTCAATTGATCTCGAGTTTCGCTTTGTTGTACTTTCACCGGTTGAGAAGACAGCGCCCGAATTATCTGGATTCGTTCCTGCGCTCGTTTCACGTATTCTCTGCTGTAACCTGACACCATCACGACGCGATAGTTCTCTATCTTCACCGTGTCAGCTTAGAATCTTTTATCGACGAGGAGGCAAAAAATTTGGCGGCAGCACCGCCAGGCTGTAGAATCGTCTCAGAATCAGCTTTTCTTGACAAGTTGCGTTCTCGCAAACTGTAACAGGAAAGCGGTCGCGATCAGGCCAAAACCGACCAAATCTGTAACACCTCTTGGTTCGATGAGTAGAATTCCACCGAGCCCGTACAAAAACCTTTCCCACAAGGAAAGATTGCCCATGAGATAACTTGCGAGCCCTCCAGAGAGCACGAACAATCCAACAATACACGTGAACAGCGGCCAGAGGACCTGCAAAGGATTGGTCACGTTCACCAGGAGTAGTTGGGGTGAAAGCACGAACGCGTATGGAACGAGGAACGCCGCGATTGCGAGTCTCGACGCGTTCAAACCCGTTCTCATCGGGTTTGCCC contains these protein-coding regions:
- a CDS encoding OsmC family protein; the encoded protein is MDLKFSVSAASETPTRVQVKARNFTMYVDEPPQLGGEDKGANPVEYLLAALAGCLNVVGHMVARELNMKLNGLAIEIEGVLNPAKFQGKSDAERAGYKQINVTIKAKTDASEDVLKKWLQIVESRCPVSDNIANPTPVKFNVTKA